In the Drosophila teissieri strain GT53w chromosome 3R, Prin_Dtei_1.1, whole genome shotgun sequence genome, TAAACTCTTTATTTCCAGAGTCAATCCCCCCCAATTGAGTGCCTGCAGCACACATATGCTGTGCTGCATAAATATTGGCTGAACAGCACCAAAGACCGATCAGAGCAGTCCTACATCAAGGACAAGCAGTCCTTAGTAAATTCGTAGTCCTTGACAGTATCGCTGAACTGTTagttaaagtatttaattaatatagagacttaaaaacaattaaacaaacttACCTGTACCGCGGATGTAGCGTTTTCATCTTCTGCAGGTAGTGGAGGTAATTGTGGAACCTTTAACTCTGATTTGACTATATTAAAATCAGCACGGACCTATGAGACATTTTATGTAAAAGCGaataaagcaaatattgaaaatttgtGATTTTACAATTGCTTACCAAATTGTTCAGTTCTGATctaaatttctttttcagtACTTGGCGGTAGGTTTTTAGGTACGTGTCCTTGTTGCTATTTAGTTCCTTCTGGATATTTTGCAGGTCGATTAACTGCTGCAGCGAAAAGTCTGTAAATAATTATTAGTGTATTACTAATgtataactataactataaaCTAACTATTACTATAAACAATaaagattatttttattgcgctTACTTTCCATGGCGtctatattttgttttgaaaatggGGCAGTGTTGAAAAGCGACCAAGGTCTTAACAGTAAGTATATGATAAGTGTTACAATTTATTCGCACGCCTGTTTCGCATTAAAGAGGCTGTCAATAGCCAATTTGTATAGATTTTTTCTTTCTTGCTTCTAAATAACTGtttctaaataaatttatatttataccaaAGGGCATTGTATAGAAAACgatatattaatttttctaaTTACGGGATGCGCACTGTGTATCGGCTTTCTGCCAGTGCTGCAAAGCGTCCCACTTTACAGCCCTGCCCGCCTGACGTAATTGGCAGAAACGtcgtatttttgtt is a window encoding:
- the LOC122619559 gene encoding uncharacterized protein LOC122619559, whose protein sequence is MENFSLQQLIDLQNIQKELNSNKDTYLKTYRQVLKKKFRSELNNLVRADFNIVKSELKVPQLPPLPAEDENATSAVQFSDTVKDYEFTKDCLSLM